A region of the Ignavibacteria bacterium genome:
GCCCCTGACTTATATCCTGCTTAATTCCAGGGAAATACCCGTAAACATTGAGCGAATCTCTATTTTCACCAGAACGAAAAAGCCGGGAACTTAACTTAAACTGCATTGTTTAACTGCAGGATTATTTTCCAGGCTTTATTGGCTTTGGAGACTTTTCGTCTCTGTGCTTCGTTTAATATGGAGCTAAAACTTTTATTTTGCTAGGGAAAAATTTGTCCCATCCTTGACGGCTTATTAATTCTGCTTTTAAGTTTATTTTTTGTTATTTTACAATCGGCCTTGTGACTATTGACAATAAATCGTTTTTTATTGTATTTTATTATTAAGATTTAAAGATATTTTGCTCTGGAATTGAATCCTTTCTAAGATTTTTTTGTTTTTGTAATGTCGGGAGGATTTATAGCATAGGTTTGTTACGGTGAAGTAAGATAAGATTTTATTTTAATAACTAGAAAAGGATGGGTATGATGAAAACAATTAAATCTAAAATTGATAATCCATTATCCGACTTGATCAGCGATGAGATTTACGAGCTTCTGAATTCGAAAGGTTTGATTGACGAAAAATCTGTCAGAGATTACCAGATACGTAATAAGTTTAAGGAATTAAGGGCCACTAAACTCAGCGCCAGCGATGCTATTGATGCTCTCAGAGAGGAATATCCATATTTGCAATTTGATACAATCAGAAAGATTGTTTATCAGATTCATAAATAAAGTTTTTGAATTCATGACTCATCAAAGTTCTCTCCCCAGAACTTTGAAATAACGAGTCGGCCCAGTGTCCCCCCAACACTGGGCTTTTTTTAATCTTTTTTTGGAACACATTTATATGTCTAAAACAACTGTTAAGAAAACTACAAGACCCGTAAAAAAAACTTATTCATCCCCTTTTAGCACCTACTGGGTAAAAGAAAATTATTATCTGCTCATACTGGGCGCGGTGATTCTTATTGCGGGCTTTTTCGTAATGTCCCTGGGCAAATGGGATAACCCGGTTTCACTCGTAGTTTCACCCATTCTTCTTGTAATTGGATATCTGGTTGTACTGCCTGCTGCAATTTTTTTCAGGAAAAAACAGACAAGTAAAAAGGCAGACAATGTTCCTGGGCAAAGTTAAGGGAAACGTAATCTCAACACAGAAGAACAAGTATCTCTCAGGACATAAGCTTCTTCTGGTTCAAAAAGTAGATCTGGATGGAAATTTCATCGGCAGTAAAGACGTTATTGCCCTTGACCTTATAGATTCCGGCATCGGTGACACCGTTCTGGTAGCACAGGAGGGAGACGCGGTCCAGCAGATCTTAGGACATCAAAAGGCTCCGGTTAATACGATCATTATTGCAATTGTTGATGACGTTGACGTAGCAAAATAATTATAATTAAACCGGTCTTAAACCGTGACAAAGCTTAATTTTGAGCAATTTGTCTCACTCAGACTTCTCCTCAGCGTTGAGGGTATAGGACCGGGCAAGATCAGAAACCTTCTTGCCCAATTCAAATCCCTGGATAGCATCCTTTCGGCCAGCCATAATGAACTCATAAAGACAGACCAAATAAGCCAGCTACTGGCTCAGAGAATAAGAAAAGCTACCTCTATACGCGAGGAATTCAGGAAGAAAATCAAGAACCAAACCGACAGGCTCAATAATATGGGTGCCTGCATTATT
Encoded here:
- a CDS encoding DUF3098 domain-containing protein: MSKTTVKKTTRPVKKTYSSPFSTYWVKENYYLLILGAVILIAGFFVMSLGKWDNPVSLVVSPILLVIGYLVVLPAAIFFRKKQTSKKADNVPGQS
- a CDS encoding EutN/CcmL family microcompartment protein; translation: MFLGKVKGNVISTQKNKYLSGHKLLLVQKVDLDGNFIGSKDVIALDLIDSGIGDTVLVAQEGDAVQQILGHQKAPVNTIIIAIVDDVDVAK